The Diorhabda carinulata isolate Delta chromosome 4, icDioCari1.1, whole genome shotgun sequence genomic interval GTTGAAACGTGAATAAAACGCACGAACAACACATGTTTCTAGTAGTACAGTGGAAGCGAGCAGCTACGAatcctaaaaaaaataattgtttctgtTGAACACCGTTATTATCTATAGTAATATTCTTTTGATAATGAAACTTTTCGCACTGTCACTGTATTATAATTTGCTAACTATATTTTCGTGTTTCCAATCTTACACTTTTGGTGAACTCCTTAGCTATTCGAATTTCGAGCTCTATCTGTATTTGTGCTTTCCTCATGATCACTTACAATTTaaggttaaaaaataaagtatataaGGGATCATCCTACTTCAGTCTTCTTTTTCCTTGAAAGCTTTCTGATAGCTTTCCTTTACACAATAATTTGATCGCGGTTCTATCCAGAGTTGGTTTCACCATTTCTTTTGAGACACCTTAAACTTCTAAAGCCTCAAACAACTTTGTTTTCTATATCGTGTGGTAAGCTTGCTTATAATTTATGAACAGTAGAATGTAGATCAAGGTTTTGGTCTTGGTTATTGCTCTAaactgtgtgtgtgtgtgtctaAAGGTGAAAATCTGGTCTGTCGTGCCTTAACTCTTTCTAAAGCCTTCTTTATATTCAACGACTTCTTGGTTATTAATTGGTAAGCCAGTTAGCAGTCCCCTTGTTTGTCTCTCGCCCCCTCTTAAAATTAGAGACATCATAGAGCAAGCTTTTCCACTAGATCAAATCGTAGCATCTTCCTGTATCGTAGTTTCCTCCTCTACTTCACGGAACCTGCAGTCCGGAGCTGCTGCTCTACCTATGTGGTATCTGTCATAACCGACTTTGCCTTTTCTCTGTTCAGGTTTAGTATTTCTGCCACTAAGTCCGATAAGTTGTTTTCATCTGTGAAGGTTTTGGCCTGTCTACAATCTCCATTGGCCGATACCATATGTCCAGGTATCTGGTTCTTTTCGATAACCATTTCGTTGAGTGCATTCCAGAATAAGCTTGAATTCGGTTGCTTTtgcaaataaatagaaaattatagatCACCACATGCAAAATAGAGAATACAAGGTGGCCCATCGTCATTTTGTTGTGAAACAGACCTTCATACATACCATAAGCTAAAGATGAATTTATAGCGAAACCACTTTGAGCGGTGCATATATATGATTGACCACCAACGCATCCAGATTCATTTTCGGGATCATTGGCAGTTACTCCATCGGCTTGGCATGCTTTAACCGGTGTCTTGTATTCCACGTTTCCAGGCCAGGCACATGTTGGTTTACAACAGTCCCAGTAACGTGTGGTGGTACCGACTCCACTCAAGCCTCCCGGAATCGGattgatgatgatattttgttCATTGGTCAATCTTGCAGaagcaactgaaataaatgaaaaaccaattttttaataattcgatTTATTAACCGCTTGGATTTTCCGCACATTCCAGTTATCCGTACCTCAATGCAGACAGTAATAGAATTGTTTCATCTTTGGTGTTGTCAGGACGGATGCCTTTGAAAGCGATGACGAATTTGATTTCTAAAACGTTCTACAAAGTATTTTGGGAGTGGAAAGCTTTTAAGACAGTTCCACTTTTAGCAGAtcatcgattttttcaattactacAAATCCGAAAGTAAATTTTGATGTGGATGGTAATAAAAATGTAGTACCtacagttttttgaaaacttgTACGACGAcgataaacaatttatttacagaaacaaGAGGATGAATGGATCAACATATTCGAGGGGAGCTAATACATACGAAATAATGGTGCTTCttacttttacaattttacaaagtATAATAAATCTAGGATTAACGAAGATTTTGATGCAGATATTCATCCTGCTCCGAAGCTAAACAAAATGTGGCTGCTTTAGGAGGACTTTGTAAGTTTAGAAATCTATGTACACCTGAACTTGGTTTGGATCCATACGTCCCAAGAGGGCCAAATACAGGATCAAAACCTACATGATCTGTGAATATATTTGGAAGATTTTAGGtctcaattttctattatttgacGATTTATTCAccagaacaagaaaaaaattgataagttGGCATCAATAAGAACGTTATTTGAATGTTATGTAGATGTTTgtcatgaaaaaataattcagaaatttATGTGGTGATCGTTACCAAGTAGACAATGATACATTAGGAGTCGTTTAAGGACTCATAAACAAACAGAAATGTCACTTATGACAGTTGGTTGATATCTTCAATGAATTATGTGAAAATTATGATATAAAGTTTGTTGGAATtataatactataaaaaaattaaacggaAATTGCACAGAAGTTCAGAAACACAAATATATggcaacaatattttttgatgtttgcTTTCCAGGAAAATCTAATATTAGTGTTttactaaattggaatttctggaaccgcgGGTGATATTTTGTTGGACgaacaattacactgtatgacgcgcgtttcaataaccaagttatcgtcttcagagactgtaataaaatttataccgagcattttttgttatttgttttaataaaaaaatgattcctCATGTCTGTTTTAAGTGTGTTTGTGTGTccttttttactaaatttgaatttatacatttttcacgcaattttctgtaaaaaacgttttatattCTATAAGTTGAGTCTTTGAACTTGTGAAAAAATCCACAAAGACTTGTTACAGTTCCCGAACCATACCAAGAAACATTAGTCTTTGTACTCCAGGTATTGtactataaaattattattaaattaacaataaacaaattactgaaataaatatttttattttttgttagaaaattaatatgaagtgatttattgaataattataatcCGTAATTACTTGTAATCACACGTGTAatggaattattttattataatgagtGTTTCCACTTATACTACTCCTTAGAGTTGACCTACAGGCCTCATCTTCTTTTTGGAAACACCTTAATAATGGCTAGacctttattttcaaaatagaaatatttattatgccctaacacgtaccacttttcagtAGCTTAATGatccctgtttacattagcaggtaggtaattttataaaaggGAGGTTAATATCGATAAATTTTATggtattattcaaaataataaacaaaaaaaatagtatttcgTTCAGTTTCATAGTAAGTGATTTTCTGTTCgtagtgcaaaaagtgattataaagatgAAAATGTCAAAGGCGGTGCACCTGCAAAACTTTTCCTGATAAATTCCACTATATTTGTGAAGattttatgatgaaattgaatttcaaaaatatgaaaaaagcctatttcaaatattttggtactttaattggagaccaagacaagcagtgggCCCCCCACGAGAACTGGGTTAGTTGTAGCGAGTCATTGATGCAGTGGATGAATGAGAAGATGAAAAACATGCCTTTTGCAATTCCATTGGTATGGCCGgaacctactaaccattttgacgactgctaacaaagactgaaggttatACGAAGAAagatcgagtatccaaatttgtTATACGACCTGTTCtccataacgaagatttaccagtacCGATTGCACCTTTAGATccacaaaatattgtttcagaagatactggagacaaAGTATCATCAGGAAGAATCCTATTTAATTGTTCGAAGcgagttgaatgatttagcatgtgatttggggttatcaaagcaacagtctgaaCCTATTGCTTCCCGTTTTAAGGAATGGAACTTGTTAGTCAAAGAGACCCATTGTAGGTCCCAAAAATGTCCTTCTGCCCccccttcacattaaacttggatttGTAAAAGCTTTGGATGGATTCAAATACTTTAGAGAAATCTTCCCCCAGTTAAGTGATGCCAAATTAAGGGAAGGTATTTGTATTGGGCCACAAGTAAGATTTTGCAAAAAACACTCACCAGACAGGATCTTAGAGCATGGGaggcatttgttagtgtagtgaggggatttttgagcaacaatatggatccaaactaaCTAACAGttatttgatgaacttctagacgtCTAAAAATCCCTTggtgctcgaatgtcattgaaaattcattacCTCCATTCCCATCTGACCTTTTTTCCCTAAAATTAGGGAGCTGTCAGTGATAAGAGGGGTGAAAGGTTCCACTAAGATATTAGAGAAAGTACAACCCctcataaaaagaaaaagtagagctaattgatatttaaagtgatttttttttaagtttttgtttttaatagatgtgagaCATTTTTATcagatgtaaactataaatattgtcaatagatatgatttaaaaaatgtgaaattattttttcaataaatattaaatatttcaccaatGAATGTAACTTAAAAACCTTACGTGTTACAAAGAAATCTCCATTTAGTGGACAATATTTGGTGTGGAtaagttgtaaaaaaaaacagtaatttaTACTTACAGGCGGTTAAAAGTAACAAAGCTACTATTAGTTTCATTTTcgattttaatttgatattgaaatgcatctataaataaaaattactacCCGGTAACAagcttaaataattttgtttatcaacATAGTATATCATATCAGATACGTGCGTAAAcacttgaaattattaaattattgagtATGTACTTCACTTTCTTGATcctttattaattaaaataattacaagttgtatcaatacattttgtaaaaaatgaaagtaggtcgaaatattttctagaaataaatacattccCAAACGcaagattattttattatttaacaaatataaaaaagttttattcagataaatagtaaatatctTCAAATTCCATGATCTCCAACTATACAGAGTGTTTTATAAATCCGTTACAAACCTCTATACACGAAAACTTTCTTATACGACCtctcgtttttgagttataggcCTTCAAAGCTACGATACAGAAATACAtgtatttatctatattttctttgtattttttttcaaatgtaataagAAACTTTCTCTAgccttattttttttataattaaaaatgaaatgatgCATCATATTTGACGTTTATCCTCTGTACTAAGAAACGATTGtattgtttcgaaaaataactAGACGAGAGATTTGACtttagaatttgaaatattccgCCAAACCAGAAAGGAAACTGTTGTTTTCGTGTACGTTTAGTACTGCTAATGAACCAAGTGATGGCGCTGAAAGGAGAACTTGAAGTAGCTAtctattttctacaattttaaaTTCTGAATTAAAACGTGTCATAGAATCACTAATATTAGTCGTGTtcatttatgtaataaataattaatctcGTTActctattttttgtattttcagaAAAAGTTTTCTAGCGACTCACTCATTTTATTGTCAAACAGGAACTAATGGTCCGTAATGGCTGAGATTTTAGTGATAATTTCTTAACGTATGCGTCAATATATTCCCCAATCATATTTATAAGTGCGTACATGTTAAGGTTGAGGTTAGAAACTTGTAAGACAAGTCTATCATTGTGATTGATTAGTGTAATGGAATTCAGTGCCTCTTTTGTCTTTTGAGATATCAGTTTGAATTTTTTAGGGATCATTAGTCCTCATAAGTTCAATAGCCTGTACAATATAggagaaattcaagaataaagATCCGTTACGGACAAATCATTCTAATAgtagtgaaaattatttatttcgttaataatCATTGACTTTGATACTGGGTGAATAAAATTTTcggcatattttacttttttatttccgtaaAGGCTCACCAAGAAATATTACTAATTACTTAACAAAGCGCATGTATCctaattggtataaaaaattccgttctggagatttttctCTCAAAAATGAACATTGTTCTGGTCGGTTGATGAATTTggtgatgaccaaatcaaagtcagaattgaagaggatcgtcatatAACAGTTGGAGATCTCACACAACTTAAAATGTCTCAagctagttaagaagcttgatatttgggtaccttacgaattgagaaaaatttatttaacacaaagaatcaacatttgctATATGACGAAATGAATCCGACCCTTTCTCAGAAAAAATCATCATTGgggatgaaaaatggatcctgtactgtaacatagttcgaaaacgattATGGAAcaaacacaataattttttgagcTACTTCCAAGGATTCAAACAATCAATtatgatgtttactgtcaacaatgaaactggatgaagcaatcaaagaaaaacggtcAGAATTGTCAAATTGGAAAAGTTTAGTgcacacatctttggcaactcgtgggaaactattggagcttggctgggaaaTGATGCCTCATCTCCTCTACAgtcctgatctggcaccatctgattactatttattaggttgtagaattatttgaacgtcacaaatgacgatgacctttaatcgcacctggttcagtttttttagctgttaaggaccagaaattttatgagcgcggaatcatgaagctgaaagaaagatggcaaatTGAGTAAAacatataattgattaaaaacgaGTATTTTGCAAAGTAAATTATAGGAATGAAACAACAGTGAATTGACTTCCAAAGACATCTATGCATGTTTGTAAGCGATAATTGCAAGAGTTCATTCCGTTTTCTCTCTATCATGTAATTAATCGACGTTGGTGGTATTTATTCACTTAATGTGACCTCAGGAAAATGAgtccattttattgaaatccGGCGTCCTTGGTGGCCACTGTACTGGACCATTTCTTTCGATCCATCTTCTAGAAAATAGTTCACCATTAGAGGTAATTGGTTTAcaagaaaatctaaatatagtcctactacataataataaagttttaccATTTTTATTGAACATGGCTTCATCTGCAAATAGAACATAGtcaaaaaaatctatttgtCGTAACTTGTCGTAAAACCTAACTACAAAATTCtagtcttttttcaaaataagcttcagttATTTCCTGTTGTAATTTAATGTAGTAAGGgtgcattttgtttttgtaaataactATTTGCACACCTATTGTCATATGTCATTgtcaaatatcagtttttgacaaatgaATCAAAGCTAATTCACGATTAATTGTCGAGTTATTAGATTTAGGTACTTAATCATCGTTTTGCACAGAAAAGTCTGAtcgattattgttttaaatactcaTTAAACGCCGTGGGCCACTACGACCACGTCTAACTACTCCACTAGTTGCTTGAatcataataatgataattgttATTAGTATTTAATTACTACCATTTTTAGAGTATCTTTAAGaatttttcttcatagtttGTTACATAATTTCTATTTATGCCACGTTTCGATAGATAAAACGAGTTGTTTGAAACCCACTACGtaccttgaataaaattattctcagaaaaaaaaataatttatgcatTCGTGCcattaatgagaaaaataatgaacttaatCCTTTGAAATCATAAATATGAAACAACAATAATTCTTGATACtattaatagataataatacttagattaaaatcaattatcataattatatattggACGTCAAAGAGCTCAAAGTtattaaaaagcaataattCCCTTCTATCGACTCAATTAGctctaagctggaatttctgcaACCGTTAGTGAAATTCGTAATGAACACTTACACTACAACTACACTAACACAGTTACATTGTCTGACTAaagtttcgataatcaagtc includes:
- the LOC130892470 gene encoding endoglucanase-like codes for the protein MHFNIKLKSKMKLIVALLLLTAFASARLTNEQNIIINPIPGGLSGVGTTTRYWDCCKPTCAWPGNVEYKTPVKACQADGVTANDPENESGCVGGQSYICTAQSGFAINSSLAYGFVAARFHCTTRNMCCSCVLFTFQPAELAGKQMLVQVTNTGNAPETETNLFDIAMPGSGVGYYTEGCTTQWNSDVHNWGDQYGGVNSEAECYNLPQPLWEGCAFRFKWMLGYSNPDVSFQEVECPNELLSISGCSPISHP